In Erigeron canadensis isolate Cc75 chromosome 6, C_canadensis_v1, whole genome shotgun sequence, the following are encoded in one genomic region:
- the LOC122604344 gene encoding uncharacterized protein K02A2.6-like → MPQQMIQWAEAQALPTNDAKVLIEFFKKLFSRFGVPKALISDRGTHFVNHQLAKVLKKYGVTHRFSTSYHPQTSGQVENTNKALKRILENIVHDNPKIWAKRLDDALWAFRTAYKTLIGTTPYKFLYGKTCHLRVEIEHKAYWALQNCNMDLILAGEKRFLQLH, encoded by the exons ATGCCTCAACAGATGATTCAG TGGGCCGAGGCTCAAGCCCTCCCTACTAATGATGCTAAAGTACTAATtgaatttttcaaaaagttgtttagtcGATTTGGTGTACCAAAGGCCTTAATAAGTGATCGCGGGACTCATTTCGTGAATCACCAGCTTGCTAAGGTTTTAAAGAAGTATGGGGTGACCCATAGGTTCTCCACTTCTTATCACCCTCAAACAAGcggccaagtggaaaacacAAATAAGGCCTTGAAACGAATTCTTGAAAATATCGTGCATGATAACCCCAAGATTTGGGCCAAGAGGCTTGATGATGCCTTGTGGGCGTTTAGAACCGCCTACAAGACTCTAATTGGCACTACTCCTTATAAGTTTCTTTATGGCAAAACTTGTCATCTTCGGGTTGAGATTGAACATAAAGCCTATTGGGCTTTGCAAAATTGCAATATGGATTTGATTTTGGCAGGTGAGAAAAGGTTTTTGCAGTTGCACTAG